The bacterium genome contains the following window.
TCGCCATAGAAATCCCACGAGAATGAATAAGCGGTGGTTATTTATGAGTGGGTTTGGGGGAGGATTAGAATCAGTGGGGATGCTGCGTCGAGGCATGCTGTTGGATGATGAGATGTTTGATTCTTCTCTCTCTACCTCATCAGGTTTGGATCTATCTCTTCGGTTGGCAGATATTGGAAGGATTATTCTGTTACCTCAAGTTGGTTTGTATTACCGGATCAATACAGGCCAGTGGCATGCCGATACAAATGAGTTGGGACGAAATTTGAATATTTTGTGCTTGCGATATCAAGCTAGATTTACCCAAAATTTGGCCCAGAGCCATTCAGCATATTTGTTCTGGGTTTCAGCAAGGTCCCATGGAACGAAGTACCTTGTACTCTCTTTGTTTCAGGCTCTTCTATCTCCTCGGAATAGGCGACTTTCTATTCTGATAAATCTCATATGGCGGAATGCCACTTCAGCCCAACTAGGTAGATCCATGCGAAGTGAAACATTGACTGCTATTAATCACTTAGATAGGTAGTTGAGCCCGATGTTATGCCCGATTTGAAGAGTTAATATGTCTCTATGAACCTTTTCTTCGTAGTTATCACCTATGGAATCACTGTTGTTGCCCTCGCCCTTATGGTGGTTCGAACCCGGCAGTTAATAGGTATCTACAAGAAGGGTCAGCCTGATCCAACTCGAAGCAACGATCGCGGTAAGCGCCT
Protein-coding sequences here:
- a CDS encoding glycosyltransferase family 2 protein, whose product is MSVDISVIIPLYNKEEFIERTLRSVIEQDIENWECIIVDDGSIDSSMEKVKDFIKANPGNWNLVSQENSGQTAARNHGVRIATGKYLAFLDADDLWPKDKLRLQFDALESDHDAILVLSAFAIFKDHFSTPRVVRHRNPTRMNKRWLFMSGFGGGLESVGMLRRGMLLDDEMFDSSLSTSSGLDLSLRLADIGRIILLPQVGLYYRINTGQWHADTNELGRNLNILCLRYQARFTQNLAQSHSAYLFWVSARSHGTKYLVLSLFQALLSPRNRRLSILINLIWRNATSAQLGRSMRSETLTAINHLDR